The genomic segment CAGGGGCATTATGCGATTGTCTTTGATGCCTCCAACCGCTTTCAAAAGCTGGTTAAAATTGGCTAAAAGTGGGCTTTTTCAGTATGCTTGCGGCCCATTTCATTCCTGCATAGCCCCGAGAGGATTCCATGTACTCCGCCATTCGTAAATTGCTCTTTTGCATGAACCCCGAAGTCTCCCACGAGTTCAGTTTGGATGCCTTAGGCGCCTCCGAACGCCTGGGTTTGAGTGGGCTAGTGGGCAAGAAGATAGCCGACGACCCGGTGGAGGTGATGGGGCTGTGCTTTCCCAATCCGGTGGGTCTGGCGGCTGGTCTGGACAAAAATGGCGATTATTTTAACGCTCTGGGTAAGCTCGGCTTTGGCTTTGTCGAAATAGGCACGGTTACTCCACTGCCGCAGCCGGGTAATGCTAAACCTCGGTTGTTCCGCCTGACAGAGCAGGGGGCCATCATCAACCGCATGGGGTTCAACAATAAGGGTGTTGAGCATTTGGTCGCCCAAGTTAAAAACCGCCGCTATCAGGGGATTTTGGGGATTAATATCGGCAAAAACGCCAAAACGCCGGTGGAAAATGCATTAAGCGATTACAAGATTTGCCTGCGTAAGGTATATCCCTACGCCGACTATATCACCGTAAATGTTTCTTCACCCAACACTCCAGGGTTGCGCAGCCTGCAGTTTGGCGACAGCCTGAAGGATTTGCTGGGCGGCATTAAGCGCGAGCAGTTGAAGCTTGCCGATGCCCAGGAGCGCTATGTGCCTATCGCGGTAAAAATCGCTCCAGATATGGACGACGAAGCCATTGAATCTGTGGCCAATACTCTGCTCGATTTGGAGTTAGATGCGGTTATTGCCACCAATACCACCATTGGCCGCGAGGGCGTGGAGTCTAACCCACTGCACGAAGAGGCCGGTGGCTTGAGTGGCAAGCCGGTGCGCGACAAAAGCACCAGAGTGATCGCCAAGCTTGCCGAAGTGCTGCAGGGGCGCTTGCCCATTATTGGGGTGGGGGGCATTGACTCTGGTGAGGCGGCGGTAGAAAAGCTGCGTGCCGGAGCCAGTTTGGTTCAGGTTTACTCCGGGTTTATCTATGAAGGGCCTGAACTGGTAGAAGAGTGTGCAAAGGAGATTGCCAAGTATCGCAAAGAGCAAAGCCCGAGTATGGAAAGCCAAGGCGCGCAGGCGGAAAAACCGGCAGCGAGTCACACCGAGGATAAGTCCGAAGGTTAATTCATGCCGTAAAAAAGCCCGCTTAAGCGGGCTGAGTCTGCTGGTGGCAGACGTTCGGTGGCAATACTTAACAGACTGTCAGATTGTGTAGCATTCGTATTAGGGCATACCTCCGTAGGAAAGATTGCTGAGCTTTTGCACTTGCGCCATGCGATTGAAGCCGTCCCATTGATCGGTGCGCGCTTCGCGCCAGCCACTCATCCATTGCTGTCGGGCCATTCCAGACACGTGGGGGCAGAGACTTCGGGATCTCCCGTCAATGCCGGCCTGGTAGCCTTTACCGAAAGCTCGTTCAATATGATCACGTTTTTGGCGTTTCATGCTTAGCAATACCTCTGGTTAGTCATTAAGATGACGGCGTGCCGGAGATGCCGGAACCGATCCGTCGTTGGTCAATTGCGTAAAGCCGATTGCCTCCCTCTGTTTAGGTTAGCGACTCAGTGGCGACTTTTTTCAGGCCGAACAAGTCCGCGGTGCGCTTTAATATGTAAAGCGACCGGATGGCCCAAGAGGCCGTCACTGATGTTGGATTGCCCGCTTAAGAAGCCGAGATAAATTCGGCGATTTGAAGTTTTCTGTAGCGGGACGTTCAGTACATCAAAATGCGGACGGCTTGTGAACGAATTTATTCTTATAGGCAGTCTGTCTTATAGATCAGTTGAGTCTTAAAAATGTCATCTATTTTTGTTAGCGGCCTCTGCGATAATAAAGGTCCGATATATCGATCAACCCTACAGGCCAAGGCTAAACAATGACGAATGCCGACACTCATACACAATATTTCGCTACATGCCCTAAGGGGCTGGAAAGTTTGCTGCTGGAGGAGCTGCAAGCGCTGGGCGGCGAAGATTGCCGGGCCACGGTGGCAGGGGTTTATTTTAGCGGTACACTGGGCGCCGCCTACCGTGCCTGCCTTTGGTCGCGTTTGGCCAATAAGGTGTTGTTGCCCCTGACGTCTGGAAGTGTGCGCAATGCCGACGAGCTGTACGAGTTGGTTAAAACCTTACCCTGGCAGGAACACTTGAGCACTGAGGGTACCTTGTTGGTAGATTTCAGCGGCCAGGGCAGTGGTATCCGCAACACCCAGTTTGGCGCAGTTAAGGTTAAGGATGCGATTGTCGACTGCCTGCGTGAACAGACGGGTATGCGCCCTTCGGTGGCCAAGGTAAATCCGGATGTGCGGATCAATGTGCGCCTAAATCGCGGCCGTGCCAATATCAGCTTGGACTTATCCGGTGACAGTTTGCACCGGCGCGGTTATCGTCAGCAGCAGGGTGAAGCCCCACTGAAAGAAAATTTGGCGGCCGCTATTTTAATTCGCGCCGGCTGGTGTGCCCAGCCAGAAACCGCGCTGCTTGACCCTATGTGTGGCTCGGGCACCTTCTTGATTGAAGCGGCACTTATGGCGGCTGATATCGCCCCCGGCCTT from the Gilvimarinus sp. DA14 genome contains:
- the rmf gene encoding ribosome modulation factor — encoded protein: MKRQKRDHIERAFGKGYQAGIDGRSRSLCPHVSGMARQQWMSGWREARTDQWDGFNRMAQVQKLSNLSYGGMP
- a CDS encoding quinone-dependent dihydroorotate dehydrogenase, which translates into the protein MYSAIRKLLFCMNPEVSHEFSLDALGASERLGLSGLVGKKIADDPVEVMGLCFPNPVGLAAGLDKNGDYFNALGKLGFGFVEIGTVTPLPQPGNAKPRLFRLTEQGAIINRMGFNNKGVEHLVAQVKNRRYQGILGINIGKNAKTPVENALSDYKICLRKVYPYADYITVNVSSPNTPGLRSLQFGDSLKDLLGGIKREQLKLADAQERYVPIAVKIAPDMDDEAIESVANTLLDLELDAVIATNTTIGREGVESNPLHEEAGGLSGKPVRDKSTRVIAKLAEVLQGRLPIIGVGGIDSGEAAVEKLRAGASLVQVYSGFIYEGPELVEECAKEIAKYRKEQSPSMESQGAQAEKPAASHTEDKSEG